A portion of the Lathamus discolor isolate bLatDis1 chromosome 5, bLatDis1.hap1, whole genome shotgun sequence genome contains these proteins:
- the ASRGL1 gene encoding isoaspartyl peptidase/L-asparaginase, which produces MKPVIVVHGGAGRIFKELEQGSRDGVVRAALLGYGILKQGGSALDAVEEAVRSMEDDPHFNTGRGSVLNEEGEVEMDAIIMDGKNLDSGAVSAVKCIANPIKLARLVMEKTKHMLLTDHGAHLFAQAMGIPETPGEKLITERARERWKKNLEPDSNPEEFQKDLGTVGAVAIDSEGNVACATSTGGLSNKLVGRVGDTACIGSGGYADNHSGATSTTGHGESIMKVVLARLILYHMEQGMSPEVAADTALDYMKTRVGGLGGVIVVNSSGEWAARFSTKQMSWATVKDDQLHYGIYAGERHTKSVDEALASVSGGF; this is translated from the exons ATGAAGCCTGTCATTGTGGTTCATGGTGGAGCTGGCCGGATCTTTAAAGAACTAGAACAGGGAAGTCGTGATGGTGTTGTCAGAGCTGCGCTGCTAGGTTATGGTATCCTGAAACAGGGAGGCAGTGCCTTAGACGCAGTTGAGGAGGCAGTACGATCAATGGAAGATGATCCTCATTTTAATACAG GCCGTGGATCTGTTCTAAATGAAGAAGGTGAAGTAGAAATGGATGCTATAATCATGGATGGAAAAAATTTAGACTCTGGAGCAGTATCTGCAGTTAAATGCATAGCAAACCCAATAAAACTTGCTCGACTTGTCATGGAAAAG ACGAAGCACATGCTGCTGACTGACCATGGTGCACACCTGTTTGCTCAGGCCATGGGTATTCCTGAGACTCCAGGAGAAAAACTCATAACCGAGAGAGCCCGGGAGAGATGGAAGAAGAACCTTGAGCCAGATTCCAACCCTGAAGAGTTTCAGAA AGACCTTGGAACAGTCGGTGCTGTTGCTATAGACAGTGAAGGCAATGTAGCTTGTGCAACATCTACTGGAGGACTCTCTAATAAACTGGTTGGCCGTGTTGGTGACACAGCATGCATAG GAAGTGGAGGTTATGCTGATAATCATTCTGGTGCCACTTCAACCACAGGACATGGGGAGAGCATTATGAAAGTGGTCTTAGCCCGACTGATCCTCTATCACATGGAGCAAG gaatgtcaccagaggtgGCTGCTGACACTGCATTAGACTACATGAAGACACGAGTTGGAGGCTTGGGGGGTGTCATTGTTGTTAACAGTTCAGGAGAGTGGGCAGCAAGGTTCTCCACCAAGCAGATGTCCTGGGCTACTGTGAAGGATGACCAGCTGCATTATGGCATTTATGCTGGGGAGAGGCATACAAAATCTGTTGATGAAGCACTTGCGTCTGTAAGTGGGGGATTCTGA